The genomic segment CTTTCATTTTCGGGACAATCCTCCGCGTCGAGCCCGACGGCTTTGATGGAGGTCCAAGACGAGTTCGTGCCTCAGGCGGCGCATGCCAGGCAATAAATTCCGGACCATCTTCAGCAGGCAGTTCAGGCAGAGCAGACACGCCAAACTCCGCGCCAGAGCACGGTGCGGCGCCATGCTAACGCGCTCTTCTAGCTCGGCTCTCGTAGTGAAACAATCACCGCACTCGAACCACAATTACTACCAGCCCGCACCGAGAACTTTTTGTCACGGGACTGACGGCTCTGCGCCAACAGCGCTTCACCGGTGTCGCAATCTCAAATGCCGGGACGGCGCACGCCTCGGCTATGTTGCTTCAGCTGAGAAGGGGAGCTGGTCACGTCAACAAGACCTCACCATTACCTGACAACTATCCTCATCAACCCGAGACAGAGACCCCGCTCTCGTCCAAGACGTCATCCGGCGCTCGGATCAGCCAACCCGAAGATCTTCAGCTGAGATCTTGCCCGTACGCCCAGCCTTGGGCTGATAACTTACGCGGGCCCCCTCTTCGAGAGTGGTGTAACCGGCCTTTTCCACGGCACTGACGTGCACGAAGACATCGGGGCCTCCATCCTCGGGCCTAATGAATCCATAACCCTTGGTTGGATTGAACCACTTCACAATACCCATTGCCACGTCGGCACCTCCTTAGTGAACCTTTGTGATCTAGCGAAGAGTCTTCCGGCCATCAAGAGCAGCGGCAAAAAACATCACGGCATAGATGCGAAGGTCTCGTCTCATTTTTCTGTCGGATCGCCTAGCTGTCGCCTAATATGCAAACGATAGAAAGCCCCTGACGCGACCGCACTTCGCTTCCATTCCTGTGCATCCGGATGACGATTTGACCTTCGCTTCAGTTGCTGCGGCGAACGGTTCACAAGAGAGTTGCACGCATCGAACACGCCCCAATAATCCAAAAGCACGACGTCTGCATTGATGGTCCGCGAAGTGTCGGTTACTAAGCCAGCAACGTTTCGCGAGAAACACCCGAACTTGGTTAACCTAGTTCGTG from the Bradyrhizobium sp. WBAH42 genome contains:
- a CDS encoding cold-shock protein, translated to MAMGIVKWFNPTKGYGFIRPEDGGPDVFVHVSAVEKAGYTTLEEGARVSYQPKAGRTGKISAEDLRVG